From one Amycolatopsis sp. FDAARGOS 1241 genomic stretch:
- a CDS encoding DUF6084 family protein, with protein MAELTFDCLDVRPVKYAASPTLAFAMKITELTAQPIHALVLRVQLRIEPQRRRYSTAESELLTSLFGDRSRWGETLRPFQFATVAVMVPSFTRTTEFELEVPCTYDLEVAAGKYFHALTKDTDGVVPLVLLFSGTVFAKGGPGFWVEPVPWHTEAECRMPITAWEELMDRYFPNVAWLKLHRETIDALLRYKSRHAIPTWDAAVEHLLLNSGGAP; from the coding sequence ATGGCTGAGCTGACCTTCGACTGCCTCGACGTGCGCCCGGTCAAGTACGCGGCGTCGCCCACGCTCGCGTTCGCGATGAAGATCACCGAGCTCACCGCCCAGCCGATCCACGCGCTCGTGCTGCGGGTGCAGCTGCGGATCGAACCGCAGCGGCGCCGCTACTCGACCGCGGAATCGGAGCTGCTCACGAGCCTGTTCGGCGACCGGTCCCGCTGGGGCGAGACGTTGCGGCCCTTCCAGTTCGCCACCGTGGCGGTGATGGTGCCGAGCTTCACGCGCACCACGGAGTTCGAGCTCGAAGTGCCCTGCACGTACGACCTGGAAGTGGCCGCGGGCAAGTACTTCCACGCGCTCACCAAGGACACCGACGGCGTGGTGCCGCTCGTGCTGCTGTTCTCCGGCACGGTCTTCGCCAAGGGCGGGCCGGGGTTCTGGGTGGAGCCGGTGCCGTGGCACACCGAGGCCGAGTGCCGGATGCCGATCACCGCGTGGGAGGAGCTGATGGACCGCTACTTCCCCAACGTCGCGTGGCTCAAGCTGCACCGCGAGACGATCGACGCGCTGCTGCGGTACAAGTCGCGGCACGCGATCCCGACGTGGGACGCCGCGGTGGAACACCTGTTGCTCAACTCCGGGGGTGCGCCGTGA
- a CDS encoding hydrogenase maturation protease, whose product MRPKVLVAGIGNVFLGDDGFGVEVVKALEDEVLPAWVQIADYGVSGLHLAYDLLGGYDTTILLDATPHGREPGTLSLIEADTEDLSAVPEIDAHGMRPEAVFTLLRMLGGDAGRVLVVGCEPRSVEPGMGLSADVAAAVPAAVRAVKELAWGTASRLPDDERTEV is encoded by the coding sequence ATGAGACCGAAAGTGCTGGTGGCGGGGATCGGCAACGTTTTCCTCGGCGACGACGGCTTCGGCGTCGAAGTCGTCAAGGCGCTCGAGGACGAGGTGCTGCCGGCGTGGGTGCAGATCGCCGACTACGGCGTCTCCGGCCTGCACCTGGCCTACGACCTGCTGGGCGGCTACGACACCACGATCCTGCTGGACGCGACGCCGCACGGGCGCGAGCCGGGCACGTTGTCGCTGATCGAGGCGGACACCGAGGACCTGTCGGCCGTGCCCGAGATCGATGCGCACGGCATGCGGCCCGAAGCGGTGTTCACCCTGTTGCGGATGCTCGGCGGCGACGCCGGACGGGTGCTGGTCGTGGGGTGCGAACCGCGGTCGGTCGAGCCGGGGATGGGGCTGTCGGCCGACGTCGCGGCCGCCGTACCCGCGGCGGTGCGCGCGGTGAAGGAACTGGCGTGGGGCACGGCCTCGCGCCTGCCGGACGACGAGAGGACGGAGGTCTGA
- a CDS encoding NifU family protein: MADHDLGQVSERIEQLLGELAAEAGGPVADKAEDLVHTLLEFYGAGLATIVSALHEDAAGEALLARLAGDDHVRGLLVLHDLHPVPTFERVSAALDEVRPYLGSHAGDVEIVEIDEAGVLRLQLRGTCDGCPSSTVTAKQAIERVVRDAAPELTDVVVAGVVPEPTGPGGRPLLPLEAIECPAEQA; this comes from the coding sequence ATGGCGGACCACGACCTCGGCCAGGTCAGCGAGCGGATCGAGCAGCTGCTCGGTGAGCTCGCGGCGGAGGCGGGCGGCCCGGTCGCGGACAAGGCCGAAGACCTCGTCCACACGCTGCTCGAGTTCTACGGCGCCGGCCTGGCCACGATCGTGTCCGCGCTGCACGAGGACGCCGCGGGCGAGGCGCTGCTGGCGCGCCTCGCCGGTGACGACCACGTGCGCGGGCTGCTCGTCCTGCACGACCTGCACCCGGTCCCGACGTTCGAGCGCGTGAGCGCGGCGCTCGACGAAGTGCGGCCCTACCTCGGCTCGCACGCCGGGGACGTCGAGATCGTGGAGATCGACGAGGCCGGGGTGCTGCGGTTGCAGCTGCGGGGGACGTGCGACGGCTGCCCGTCCTCGACCGTCACGGCGAAGCAGGCGATCGAACGTGTGGTGCGCGACGCGGCACCGGAGCTCACCGATGTGGTGGTGGCCGGCGTGGTGCCCGAGCCGACCGGGCCGGGTGGCCGGCCGCTGCTGCCGCTCGAAGCCATCGAGTGCCCCGCGGAGCAGGCATGA
- a CDS encoding HypC/HybG/HupF family hydrogenase formation chaperone, translating into MCLGIPGEVIEISEERPDLAKVSVSGVKRTINIGLLADDPPVPGEWILIHVGFALSKIDEAEATSALEFLESIGKAYEDEMAALLESRIE; encoded by the coding sequence GTGTGCCTCGGCATCCCCGGTGAGGTCATCGAGATCAGCGAGGAGCGGCCGGACCTCGCGAAGGTCTCCGTGAGCGGGGTGAAGCGGACCATCAACATCGGTTTGCTCGCCGACGACCCGCCCGTGCCCGGTGAGTGGATCCTGATCCACGTCGGGTTCGCGCTGTCCAAAATAGACGAAGCGGAAGCCACCTCGGCGCTGGAGTTCCTGGAGAGCATCGGGAAGGCGTACGAGGACGAGATGGCCGCGCTGCTGGAGTCGCGCATCGAATAG
- a CDS encoding DUF5947 family protein, with protein MTGGGGLRRFRTPAHRPAPGERCELCAEPIEPGHGHVIDLESRAIMCTCHGCYLLFTHSGAGGKRHRAVPTRYLHAPRFPAAATLWESSGIPVRMVFVFYNSTQHRAVAFYPSPAGATESLLPLNTWGELLASQPGFDSVAADVEAVLINKHDVGFEAFVVPIDRCYELVGLVRLHWRGFDGGSEVHQAIEAFFADLRERSEVVADG; from the coding sequence ATGACGGGTGGTGGTGGCCTTCGCCGGTTCCGGACGCCCGCCCACCGCCCGGCGCCCGGGGAGCGCTGTGAGCTGTGCGCCGAACCGATCGAGCCGGGCCACGGGCACGTGATCGACCTCGAGTCGCGCGCGATCATGTGCACCTGCCACGGCTGCTACCTGCTGTTCACCCACAGCGGTGCGGGCGGCAAGCGCCACCGCGCGGTGCCCACGCGGTACCTGCACGCCCCGCGTTTCCCGGCCGCCGCCACGCTCTGGGAGTCCTCGGGCATCCCGGTGCGGATGGTGTTCGTCTTCTACAACTCCACGCAGCACCGGGCCGTCGCGTTCTACCCGAGCCCAGCCGGCGCGACGGAGTCGCTGCTGCCGCTGAACACGTGGGGCGAGCTGCTGGCTTCCCAGCCCGGATTCGACTCCGTGGCCGCCGACGTCGAGGCGGTGCTGATCAACAAGCACGACGTCGGGTTCGAGGCGTTCGTGGTGCCCATCGACCGCTGCTACGAGCTCGTCGGCCTGGTCCGGCTGCACTGGCGCGGGTTCGACGGCGGCAGCGAGGTCCACCAGGCGATCGAAGCCTTCTTCGCGGACCTGCGCGAACGCAGTGAGGTCGTCGCCGATGGCTGA